The following coding sequences are from one Arthrobacter sp. 24S4-2 window:
- a CDS encoding carbohydrate ABC transporter permease — translation MSAIGELSSISRRKGPATAEEKRANRRDNKAAYVFLLPWLIGLAAITVGPMIMSLYLSFTDYNLLQPPEWVGLDNFTRMLGDARLHNSLRVTFTYVLVGVPLQLAVALLIALVLDKGLRGLPFYRSIFYLPSLLGGSVAVAILWKQIFGTSGLVNQVLAMFGITGPGWISDPSTSLGSIILLHVWTFGSPMIIFLAGLRQIPNMYYEAAEVDGATTLQKFWRITLPMLSPIIFFNLVLQIIGSFQSFTQAFIVSGGNGGPSDSTMFFTLYLYQKGFGQFDMGYASAMAWFLLVIIGAFTAINFIASKYWVFYDD, via the coding sequence ATGAGCGCTATCGGCGAACTGTCCTCCATAAGCCGGCGCAAAGGCCCGGCGACAGCCGAGGAAAAACGCGCCAACCGCCGCGACAACAAAGCGGCCTACGTTTTCCTGTTGCCCTGGCTGATCGGCCTGGCGGCCATCACCGTTGGCCCCATGATCATGTCCCTCTACCTGTCCTTCACGGACTACAACCTGCTGCAGCCGCCGGAATGGGTGGGGCTGGACAACTTCACCCGCATGCTGGGGGATGCGCGGCTCCACAACTCACTCCGCGTGACCTTCACATATGTGCTGGTCGGAGTTCCGCTGCAGCTGGCCGTCGCACTTCTGATTGCCCTGGTGCTGGACAAGGGCCTTCGAGGCCTGCCGTTCTATCGGTCCATCTTCTACTTGCCGTCCCTGCTCGGCGGTTCAGTTGCCGTGGCCATCCTCTGGAAGCAGATCTTCGGAACCTCCGGCCTGGTGAACCAGGTGCTGGCAATGTTCGGGATCACCGGACCGGGCTGGATCTCGGACCCGTCCACTTCCCTCGGTTCCATCATCCTGCTCCATGTGTGGACCTTCGGCAGCCCCATGATCATCTTCCTGGCCGGCCTGCGCCAGATTCCGAACATGTACTACGAGGCAGCTGAGGTGGATGGCGCCACCACGCTGCAGAAGTTCTGGCGGATCACGTTGCCGATGCTCAGCCCGATCATTTTCTTCAACCTCGTCCTACAGATCATCGGCTCCTTCCAGTCCTTCACCCAGGCGTTCATCGTCTCGGGAGGCAACGGCGGACCGTCAGACTCCACGATGTTCTTCACGCTGTACCTGTACCAAAAGGGATTCGGCCAGTTCGATATGGGCTACGCCTCCGCCATGGCCTGGTTCCTGCTGGTGATCATCGGCGCATTTACGGCCATCAACTTCATCGCTTCAAAGTATTGGGTGTTCTACGATGACTGA
- a CDS encoding carbohydrate ABC transporter permease, translated as MTELQTLPAPEKLPSSGGKARAKGPKGGSRKRESRGTLAFSRGARIKALAKHAVLIIAGGVMIYPLLWMVVSSLRPNDLIFREPGLWLNGLEMGNYTDGWSALTHPFGHYMLNSAIVVIGSILGNLISCSMAAYAFARLQFSGKKLFFGVMLLTIMLPFHVIIVPQYILFSQIGWVNTFWPLIVPKLLATDAFFVFLMVQFIRGIPKELDEAARIDGAGHPRIFLRVILPLMVPALATTTIFTFIWTWNDFFGALIYLTDPEMFTVPVALRAFVDSQSATSWGSLFAMSIVSLLPVFLVFLFGQRFLIKGIATTGIK; from the coding sequence ATGACTGAACTTCAGACCTTGCCGGCCCCGGAGAAACTGCCGTCCTCCGGAGGGAAAGCGCGGGCCAAGGGCCCCAAAGGCGGCAGCAGGAAGCGGGAATCCCGGGGAACGCTGGCCTTCAGCCGCGGCGCGCGGATCAAGGCCCTGGCCAAGCACGCCGTGCTGATCATCGCCGGCGGCGTCATGATCTACCCGCTGCTGTGGATGGTAGTTTCATCGCTGCGGCCCAACGACCTGATCTTCCGCGAACCGGGCCTGTGGCTGAACGGCCTCGAGATGGGCAACTACACCGACGGCTGGTCCGCACTGACCCACCCCTTCGGCCACTACATGCTCAACTCGGCGATCGTGGTCATCGGCTCCATCCTGGGCAACCTGATTTCCTGCTCCATGGCCGCCTACGCGTTCGCACGGCTGCAGTTCAGCGGCAAGAAGCTGTTCTTCGGCGTCATGCTGCTGACCATCATGCTGCCGTTCCACGTGATCATCGTGCCGCAGTACATCCTGTTCTCGCAGATCGGCTGGGTGAACACGTTCTGGCCGCTGATTGTGCCCAAGCTCCTGGCCACGGATGCATTCTTCGTGTTCCTGATGGTGCAGTTCATCCGCGGCATTCCAAAGGAACTCGATGAAGCCGCGCGCATTGACGGCGCCGGCCACCCCCGCATCTTCCTGCGGGTCATTCTGCCGCTGATGGTGCCGGCCCTCGCCACCACCACGATCTTCACGTTCATCTGGACTTGGAACGACTTCTTCGGCGCCCTGATCTACCTTACGGATCCGGAAATGTTCACCGTGCCTGTTGCTTTGCGGGCGTTTGTGGATTCGCAGTCCGCGACGAGCTGGGGCTCGCTCTTCGCGATGTCCATCGTGTCGCTGCTGCCGGTGTTCCTGGTGTTCCTCTTTGGCCAGCGCTTCCTGATCAAGGGAATCGCTACGACGGGCATCAAGTAG
- a CDS encoding ABC transporter substrate-binding protein, whose amino-acid sequence MPLFSRPAAAASPGAAEAQSSKPGRKFRRTGAIAAAAAVVLGLSACGGGAAPQSADGKVELRFSWWGGDKRAQLTQAAIAAFEAENPNIKIKPEFGDWSGYWDKLATQVAANDAPDIIQMDEKYITEYSSRGALLDLSKYDIDTSKLDEAALNAGKSEDGLTGIAAGINAATILANPAVFKAAGVALPDDSKWTWEDFERISAEVTAKSPKGTYGAAAYGTDEASLGVWLRQNGKSLYTSDGKLGFEPGDIAEWWSFLKELSQKKAVPTASEVVEAEAAPLDQSGLATGKNGLAFWWSNQLPALEKAAGGDLQILRFPSKTGSSADANLWYKASQFWSASSRTKHPQETAKFINFLANNTKAGEALLADRGVYPNSDVRAAIASKLTPADVKVVKFIDQIKGELGEAPAPPPKGAGAIQEIVKRYTSEVLFDRLSTEEAGKKAVDEMKSAIS is encoded by the coding sequence GTGCCGCTATTTTCCCGTCCTGCCGCCGCCGCCAGTCCTGGCGCCGCAGAGGCACAATCCAGCAAGCCCGGGCGAAAGTTCCGCCGAACCGGCGCAATCGCCGCAGCTGCCGCCGTCGTCCTGGGACTCAGTGCCTGCGGCGGGGGAGCCGCCCCGCAGAGTGCAGACGGCAAGGTTGAACTCCGTTTCTCGTGGTGGGGTGGCGACAAGCGGGCGCAGCTGACGCAGGCAGCCATTGCCGCGTTCGAGGCCGAGAACCCGAACATCAAGATAAAGCCCGAGTTCGGCGACTGGAGCGGATACTGGGACAAGCTCGCCACCCAGGTGGCTGCCAACGATGCCCCGGACATCATCCAGATGGACGAGAAGTACATCACGGAGTACTCGAGCCGCGGCGCCCTGCTGGATCTGTCCAAGTACGACATCGATACCTCCAAGTTGGACGAAGCGGCCCTGAACGCTGGCAAGAGCGAGGACGGCCTGACTGGTATTGCAGCAGGCATCAACGCGGCCACTATTCTGGCCAACCCTGCTGTCTTCAAGGCCGCAGGCGTCGCGCTTCCGGACGACAGCAAGTGGACGTGGGAGGACTTCGAGCGCATTTCCGCCGAGGTCACCGCGAAGTCGCCAAAGGGTACCTACGGTGCGGCCGCTTACGGCACGGACGAGGCTTCGCTCGGCGTATGGCTCCGGCAGAACGGCAAGTCTCTCTACACATCGGACGGCAAGCTTGGCTTTGAGCCGGGCGATATTGCCGAGTGGTGGTCATTCCTCAAGGAGCTCAGCCAGAAGAAGGCCGTGCCCACCGCTTCCGAGGTGGTGGAAGCTGAAGCCGCACCGCTGGACCAGAGCGGCCTGGCTACGGGCAAGAACGGACTCGCCTTTTGGTGGTCCAACCAGCTGCCAGCCCTGGAAAAGGCCGCGGGCGGTGACCTGCAGATTCTGCGGTTCCCGTCCAAGACAGGTAGTTCTGCCGATGCAAACCTTTGGTACAAGGCGTCCCAGTTCTGGTCCGCGTCCTCACGCACCAAGCACCCTCAGGAAACTGCGAAGTTCATCAACTTCCTGGCCAACAACACCAAGGCCGGCGAAGCGCTCCTGGCCGATCGTGGCGTTTACCCCAACTCGGATGTCCGGGCAGCAATCGCGTCCAAGCTAACCCCCGCCGACGTCAAGGTGGTCAAGTTCATCGACCAGATCAAAGGCGAACTCGGGGAGGCTCCGGCCCCGCCGCCGAAGGGTGCCGGCGCCATCCAGGAGATCGTCAAGCGCTACACGTCGGAGGTGCTCTTCGACCGGCTCTCCACCGAAGAAGCCGGCAAGAAGGCTGTGGATGAAATGAAGTCCGCCATCAGCTAG
- a CDS encoding ABC transporter substrate-binding protein, with protein sequence MISRRNFLTTVAVGTVSAAALAACGSPAPSQTGSAANPVTINYTWWGNDDRATRTRKAIALFESKNPDIKVNGNFTDFAGYWQKRATEAAGGGLPDVMQWDLSYLRDYGQRNQLLDLGTVKIDTSGFETSLLPSGQIKGKTYGIPTSTNAFAVYYDPAKLKALGVAEPDGSWTYSEYKSWLKEVGAKGNGAIFGSTDFTSIWWQFNIWLRQKNIEAFTEDGKLGFSKDDLKTWWKMASDLRGTPALVSEERTTQLAPKSPFGSNVTVAENTWDNFMAGYLADSGAKELKIVPVPSDDPDNLGLFLKPSMLMVASAKTKFKDASARFIDFMINDPEVGQIFKTSRGVPASKKQRDGTTFEGTDKVVVDYEKSIEKYLKDAPEPPIVGFGTLEASFKRISSDLNYGKLTVDGAADAWFKEAEDLIKQNA encoded by the coding sequence ATGATCAGCAGAAGGAATTTTCTTACCACCGTGGCAGTAGGCACCGTTTCGGCTGCCGCCCTGGCTGCTTGCGGGTCGCCGGCGCCGTCCCAGACGGGTTCCGCGGCGAACCCGGTCACCATCAACTACACCTGGTGGGGCAACGACGACCGCGCCACCCGCACCCGCAAGGCCATCGCCCTGTTCGAATCCAAGAACCCGGATATCAAGGTCAACGGCAACTTCACCGACTTTGCCGGCTACTGGCAGAAGCGCGCCACCGAAGCCGCCGGTGGCGGCCTCCCCGATGTGATGCAGTGGGACCTGTCGTACCTGCGCGACTACGGACAGCGCAACCAGCTCCTGGACCTGGGCACGGTAAAGATTGACACCTCCGGCTTCGAGACCTCCCTGCTGCCTTCCGGCCAGATCAAGGGCAAGACCTACGGCATCCCCACCAGCACCAACGCCTTTGCCGTCTACTACGACCCCGCCAAGCTCAAGGCCCTCGGCGTAGCCGAACCGGACGGCAGCTGGACCTACAGCGAATACAAGTCCTGGCTCAAGGAGGTCGGCGCCAAGGGCAACGGCGCTATCTTCGGCTCCACTGACTTCACTTCCATCTGGTGGCAGTTCAACATCTGGCTGCGCCAGAAGAACATCGAGGCCTTCACCGAAGACGGCAAGCTCGGCTTCAGCAAGGATGACCTGAAGACCTGGTGGAAGATGGCTTCAGATCTGCGCGGCACCCCGGCCCTGGTCTCCGAGGAGCGGACCACCCAGCTGGCCCCCAAGTCCCCGTTCGGCTCCAACGTGACCGTCGCCGAAAACACCTGGGACAACTTCATGGCCGGCTACCTCGCGGACAGCGGCGCCAAGGAACTCAAAATCGTTCCCGTTCCATCCGACGATCCGGACAACCTGGGCCTGTTCCTGAAGCCGTCCATGCTCATGGTGGCCAGCGCGAAGACCAAGTTCAAGGACGCATCGGCGCGCTTCATCGACTTCATGATCAACGACCCCGAGGTGGGCCAGATCTTCAAGACCTCCCGCGGCGTCCCCGCGTCGAAGAAGCAGCGCGACGGAACCACCTTCGAGGGCACCGACAAGGTTGTTGTGGACTACGAGAAGTCCATCGAGAAGTACCTCAAGGACGCTCCCGAGCCGCCCATTGTCGGCTTCGGTACGCTCGAGGCGTCGTTCAAGCGCATCAGCTCGGACCTGAACTACGGCAAGCTCACCGTTGACGGTGCAGCCGACGCCTGGTTCAAGGAAGCCGAAGACCTCATCAAGCAGAACGCCTGA
- a CDS encoding HNH endonuclease signature motif containing protein codes for MEAVGELAPNQATRLGQYSGAQFVPEPLRRTLRAVPPAGRLGSRPESDGGQPASGSDGGGSGDLARSLELLKNLGSTAAADAALRGFREAADFAARVEEVSRAVEYLQVVAAGAVDRTRRQTTSAVRAGSGSGAGGSGAAVGWVTGWGETAVREPVGWVTGKAGQAESGPGDSQTGPSGSGPGASGPAASGGPNSDLSACGVGVGPVASGGPGSAPPDPADDGSRNATEFLRARLRISAAEARRRITLAAAVLPRTGFTGHTEPPERPELAAALAAGTIGSRPATIITMALDRVRHHAPEEALARMEHALTRTAAERDTDFLTRIARQWTDAIDQDGSEPSEEELRHRQGAFLRPARRGLHHLEIFATPDQYENLLTVMNTATNPRTRAGTTEGNDAGGAPDSGGGTGDGAGDSCDETGGNSSALDADLDRRTRPQRLLDGLIGACKAALATGTLPAAGGLRPQVMVTIDYRDLLDRLEHTTNQGPRYRSRTADTSSGFHGDGSATAEHHGPTGIPGTGSFTFTGPVPASTVRKIACDADIIPVLLGSEGRILDIGRTTRIFPPHIRKAITARDQGCAFPGCTIPAPWCEAHHITYWSHGGPTSTDNGTLLCSHHHHLIHKELWTIQVKTGIPWFIPPPHIDPHQQPQRNRYFRC; via the coding sequence ATGGAAGCCGTTGGAGAACTCGCCCCGAACCAGGCCACGCGCCTAGGGCAGTATTCCGGCGCGCAGTTCGTGCCGGAGCCGCTGAGGCGGACTCTGCGTGCTGTCCCTCCGGCTGGCCGCCTCGGCAGCCGGCCGGAGTCCGACGGCGGGCAGCCGGCTTCAGGGTCCGACGGCGGCGGGTCCGGTGATCTGGCCCGGAGCCTTGAGCTTCTGAAGAACCTGGGTTCGACGGCGGCCGCCGACGCCGCGTTGCGCGGCTTCCGTGAGGCTGCTGACTTCGCCGCCCGCGTCGAGGAGGTCTCCCGGGCGGTCGAGTATCTGCAGGTTGTCGCGGCCGGGGCTGTGGACCGGACGCGGCGCCAGACCACCTCAGCTGTGCGTGCAGGGTCGGGCTCGGGCGCGGGCGGGTCGGGCGCGGCGGTTGGCTGGGTTACGGGATGGGGTGAGACTGCCGTGCGCGAGCCGGTGGGCTGGGTCACCGGGAAAGCCGGCCAAGCCGAGAGCGGGCCTGGCGACAGCCAAACCGGCCCATCGGGAAGCGGGCCTGGCGCCAGCGGTCCGGCGGCCAGCGGCGGGCCGAATAGTGATCTGTCGGCTTGCGGCGTGGGCGTAGGCCCGGTTGCCAGCGGCGGGCCCGGATCCGCCCCGCCGGATCCTGCGGATGACGGGTCCCGGAACGCCACCGAGTTCCTCCGTGCCCGGCTGCGGATCAGCGCCGCTGAAGCACGCCGCCGGATCACTCTCGCCGCGGCGGTGCTGCCCCGGACAGGGTTCACGGGCCACACGGAGCCCCCTGAGCGGCCCGAACTCGCCGCCGCCCTCGCCGCCGGGACCATCGGCTCCCGTCCCGCGACCATCATCACAATGGCTTTGGACCGTGTCCGGCACCACGCCCCCGAAGAGGCCCTGGCCCGGATGGAACATGCACTGACCCGCACCGCGGCCGAACGCGACACCGACTTCCTGACCCGCATCGCCCGCCAGTGGACCGATGCGATCGACCAGGACGGTTCGGAGCCTTCCGAGGAAGAACTCCGCCACCGCCAGGGTGCGTTCCTCCGCCCGGCCCGCCGCGGACTGCACCACCTGGAAATCTTCGCCACCCCCGACCAGTACGAAAACCTCCTCACCGTCATGAACACCGCCACCAACCCCCGCACCCGGGCAGGTACTACTGAGGGCAACGACGCAGGAGGCGCCCCTGACAGCGGTGGCGGGACCGGTGATGGCGCCGGGGACAGCTGCGATGAGACCGGCGGCAACAGCAGTGCACTTGATGCCGATCTGGACAGGCGGACCCGCCCGCAGCGGCTCCTCGACGGCCTCATCGGCGCGTGCAAGGCAGCCCTCGCCACCGGCACCCTCCCGGCCGCGGGCGGGCTACGGCCCCAAGTCATGGTCACCATCGACTACCGCGACCTCCTGGACCGCCTCGAACACACCACCAACCAGGGACCCCGCTACCGCTCCCGAACCGCAGACACCAGCTCCGGCTTCCACGGCGACGGAAGCGCTACAGCTGAGCACCACGGGCCCACCGGGATCCCGGGCACCGGGTCGTTCACGTTCACCGGCCCGGTCCCTGCGTCCACCGTCCGGAAGATCGCCTGCGACGCCGACATCATCCCCGTCCTGCTCGGCAGCGAAGGCCGCATCCTGGACATCGGCCGCACCACCCGGATCTTCCCGCCCCACATCCGCAAAGCCATCACCGCCCGCGACCAGGGCTGCGCCTTCCCCGGCTGCACCATCCCCGCACCCTGGTGCGAAGCCCACCACATCACCTACTGGTCACACGGCGGACCCACCAGCACCGACAACGGAACCCTGCTCTGCTCCCATCACCACCACCTCATCCACAAAGAACTGTGGACCATCCAGGTCAAAACCGGCATCCCCTGGTTCATCCCGCCACCCCACATCGACCCCCACCAACAACCACAACGAAACAGGTACTTCAGATGCTGA
- a CDS encoding beta-galactosidase codes for MSSQEQTAPPAVWRNLDGIAYGGDYNPEQWPASVRLEDLELMKEAGVNFLSVGIFSWGLLEPSEGEYDFAWLDEVLDNLAAAGIKVALATATASPPAWLVRKHPEILPVTADGTVLGPGSRRHYTPSSAVFRRYATGITSVLAERYKDHPALALWHVDNELGCHVSEFYGDEDAAAFRAWLERRYGSIDALNAAWGTAFWSQHYSSFEEIQPPRAAPSTLNPGQQLDFQRFSSWALMDYYLALLAVLREVTPGVPATTNLMVSSATKSMDYFDWSKDLDVIANDHYLVAADPERHIELAFSADLTRGVAGGDPWILMEHSTSAVNWQPRNQPKMPGEMLRNSLAHVARGADAVMFFQWRQSFAGSEKFHSAMVPHGGRETRVFQEVVGLGAALQKLAPVRGSRVESRVAIVFDYEAWWATELDSHPSQDVKYPELLRSFHRSLFLRGVSVDFVHPTASLEGYGLVLVCTLYNVADAVVANIASAARAGATVLVSYFSGIVDEQDHVRLGGYPGAFRELLGVRVEEFHPLLAGSTVKLSDGGVGSVWSEHVHVNGADAISTFTEYPLDGIPALTRRPVGAGSAWYLATFPDGDGIEALVDRLLTEAGISAVAEADHGVELTRRRAEGRSFVFAINHSRADATVRVAGADLLTGERYTGKVPAGGVAVIEED; via the coding sequence ATGTCATCCCAGGAACAAACGGCACCGCCAGCAGTGTGGCGCAATCTCGACGGCATCGCTTACGGGGGCGACTACAACCCCGAGCAGTGGCCGGCCAGCGTCCGGCTCGAGGACCTGGAGCTGATGAAGGAAGCCGGGGTCAACTTCCTGAGCGTGGGGATATTTTCCTGGGGATTGCTGGAACCGTCCGAGGGCGAATATGACTTCGCCTGGCTGGACGAGGTCCTCGACAATCTGGCGGCGGCCGGCATCAAGGTGGCCCTCGCCACGGCCACCGCCTCTCCCCCGGCCTGGCTGGTCAGAAAACACCCGGAAATCCTGCCGGTCACGGCGGACGGAACCGTGCTGGGGCCGGGCTCCCGGCGGCACTACACGCCGTCGTCGGCCGTTTTCCGTCGTTACGCAACAGGCATCACCAGCGTGCTGGCCGAGCGGTACAAGGACCACCCGGCGCTGGCGCTGTGGCATGTGGACAACGAGCTTGGCTGCCACGTTTCGGAGTTCTACGGCGACGAGGATGCAGCCGCGTTCCGGGCGTGGCTTGAACGGCGCTACGGGAGCATCGATGCACTGAACGCCGCGTGGGGCACGGCCTTCTGGTCCCAGCACTACTCTTCGTTTGAGGAGATCCAGCCGCCGCGCGCTGCCCCGTCCACGCTCAATCCCGGCCAGCAGCTGGACTTCCAGCGATTCAGCTCCTGGGCCCTCATGGACTACTACCTGGCGCTTCTGGCCGTGCTGCGCGAGGTGACGCCTGGGGTGCCCGCCACCACCAACCTCATGGTTTCCAGCGCCACCAAGTCCATGGACTACTTCGACTGGTCCAAGGACCTGGACGTGATCGCCAACGACCACTACCTCGTGGCCGCGGATCCCGAGCGTCACATCGAGCTGGCGTTCAGTGCTGACCTCACCCGCGGCGTCGCGGGCGGCGATCCGTGGATCCTGATGGAACATTCGACGTCGGCGGTGAACTGGCAGCCGCGCAACCAGCCCAAGATGCCCGGCGAGATGCTTCGCAATTCTCTGGCGCATGTGGCCCGCGGCGCCGACGCCGTGATGTTCTTCCAGTGGCGGCAGAGCTTCGCCGGGTCGGAGAAATTCCACTCCGCCATGGTGCCCCACGGGGGGCGCGAAACCCGCGTTTTTCAAGAAGTGGTCGGGCTGGGTGCTGCGTTGCAGAAGCTGGCGCCGGTGCGCGGATCCCGGGTGGAATCGCGCGTGGCCATCGTGTTCGATTACGAGGCGTGGTGGGCCACCGAACTGGACTCCCACCCCAGCCAGGACGTGAAATATCCGGAGCTGCTGCGTAGCTTCCACCGCTCGCTGTTCCTGCGTGGCGTTTCCGTGGACTTTGTGCACCCTACTGCGTCGCTGGAGGGCTACGGGCTGGTGCTGGTGTGCACCCTCTACAACGTCGCCGACGCCGTCGTAGCCAACATCGCTTCTGCAGCGCGGGCCGGCGCGACCGTCCTGGTCAGCTACTTCAGCGGGATCGTCGACGAACAGGACCACGTGCGGCTTGGCGGGTACCCGGGCGCGTTCCGTGAACTGCTCGGGGTACGCGTAGAGGAGTTCCACCCGCTACTGGCCGGGTCCACGGTCAAGCTCAGCGACGGTGGGGTCGGTTCGGTGTGGAGCGAGCACGTGCATGTGAATGGGGCGGATGCTATTTCGACGTTCACCGAGTATCCGCTCGACGGCATTCCCGCCCTGACGCGGCGCCCGGTGGGCGCCGGCTCGGCCTGGTACCTGGCGACATTCCCGGACGGGGACGGCATCGAGGCGTTGGTGGACCGACTGCTTACTGAGGCGGGCATCTCCGCGGTGGCTGAAGCGGACCACGGCGTCGAGCTGACCCGCCGCCGCGCTGAAGGCAGGAGCTTCGTGTTCGCCATCAACCACTCGCGCGCCGATGCCACGGTCCGGGTGGCCGGCGCTGACCTGCTGACCGGCGAGCGGTACACGGGCAAAGTTCCTGCGGGCGGCGTTGCGGTGATCGAGGAGGACTAG
- a CDS encoding dienelactone hydrolase family protein produces MNSGSTDAAPRPSAIGGYEDWPAYIRSHPRHIADALGVPDVPAHPNAVLESEETHDGVTTSRVSWQLGFGPRTRAWFLRPAGVTGPLPGVLALHCHAGIKSRGADRLVDARLVDPRLVKANPVGDNLVHPRLQAATPVEADPVNANLPDRHTSTGPLSGDRAAAAAISALQRRLYGGRPLATWLASQGFAVLAHDTFSWGSRRFDLSTPPWRTSAVVEGRKALWREAGVVPSEADLYDAAAATHEDTVAKAAGVLGTSYAGMVAHDDLAALRVLAGLPGVDGKRVGSIGFSGGGGRSLTLAALSPLVRSFVVTCMMTTYRSLFPSYLDAHSWLLQTPGLGRLGEYPELAARSAADTFLVQYALADELYPEAGMRDADAILRAQTVAGRYSGSFWPGGHAFVTDMQVEAAGFLQQSLSPNPRVFARQNGHS; encoded by the coding sequence ATGAATTCCGGCTCAACAGATGCCGCTCCACGGCCGAGCGCCATTGGCGGCTACGAAGACTGGCCCGCCTACATCCGCTCTCATCCGCGCCACATCGCGGACGCCCTCGGCGTGCCCGATGTTCCGGCGCACCCTAACGCGGTGCTGGAGTCGGAGGAGACGCACGACGGCGTCACTACTTCACGGGTCAGCTGGCAGTTGGGCTTTGGTCCCCGCACCCGTGCCTGGTTTCTGCGTCCGGCCGGCGTGACCGGCCCCCTGCCGGGAGTCCTTGCGCTCCACTGCCATGCCGGCATCAAGTCCCGCGGCGCGGACCGCCTGGTGGATGCGCGCCTGGTGGATCCGCGCCTGGTGAAAGCAAACCCTGTCGGCGACAACCTGGTGCATCCGCGGCTACAGGCAGCAACCCCGGTCGAAGCAGACCCGGTGAACGCAAACCTCCCGGACCGGCACACTTCCACCGGCCCGTTGTCCGGCGACCGCGCCGCCGCAGCTGCAATATCTGCCCTCCAGCGGCGGCTCTACGGCGGCCGCCCCCTTGCCACCTGGCTCGCATCGCAGGGCTTCGCCGTCCTGGCCCACGACACCTTCTCCTGGGGCAGCCGCCGCTTTGACCTCAGCACGCCCCCGTGGCGGACGTCCGCCGTCGTCGAGGGCCGCAAGGCGCTCTGGCGGGAGGCCGGCGTCGTGCCTTCAGAAGCGGACCTTTACGACGCCGCGGCGGCGACGCACGAGGACACGGTGGCGAAAGCCGCCGGGGTCCTGGGCACGAGCTACGCCGGCATGGTGGCGCACGACGATCTGGCAGCCCTGCGCGTCCTGGCGGGCCTTCCGGGAGTGGACGGCAAGCGGGTGGGCAGCATCGGCTTCTCCGGCGGCGGCGGCCGGTCCCTCACGCTGGCCGCCCTCAGTCCGCTCGTCCGGAGTTTTGTGGTGACGTGCATGATGACGACGTACCGCTCACTGTTCCCGTCGTACCTGGACGCGCACTCGTGGCTCCTGCAGACCCCCGGGCTGGGGCGGCTGGGCGAATACCCCGAGCTCGCGGCACGCTCGGCGGCGGACACCTTCCTGGTGCAGTACGCACTGGCAGACGAGCTCTACCCGGAGGCCGGCATGCGCGACGCCGATGCCATCCTTCGCGCGCAAACCGTGGCGGGCCGCTACTCCGGCAGTTTTTGGCCGGGCGGACACGCTTTCGTCACGGACATGCAGGTGGAAGCGGCCGGTTTCCTCCAGCAGTCCCTTTCCCCGAATCCCCGGGTCTTCGCCCGTCAGAACGGACACTCATGA